Proteins from a genomic interval of Harpia harpyja isolate bHarHar1 chromosome 9, bHarHar1 primary haplotype, whole genome shotgun sequence:
- the RNF34 gene encoding E3 ubiquitin-protein ligase RNF34 isoform X1 has product MKAGATSMWASCCGLLNEVMGTGAVRGQQAGFGGGAGPFRFAPNTDFSAYPSPAAAGTNIVCKACGLSFSVFRKKHVCCDCKKDFCSVCSVLQENLRRCSTCHLLQETAFQRPQLMRLKVKDLRQYLILRNIPTDTCREKEDLVDLVLCHHGLGSEEDMDASSLHSSRSQTSGFFTHPFSMSVSVSSQGELANRRGSTGNGTPLRGQMETSSINNEEEESAEEQTPGLSRKRVRASLSDISSLEDIEGLSVRQLKEILACNFVNYSGCCEKWELVEKVSRLYRESEENHKTQGEKMQLNDNDDNLCRICMDAIIDCVLLECGHMVTCTKCGKRMSECPICRQYVVRAVHVFKS; this is encoded by the exons GCGGGAGCTACTTCCATGTGGGCTTCCTGCTGTGGGTTGCTGAATGAAGTCATGGGTACTGGAGCTGTCCGTGGCCAGCAGGCTGGCTTTGGGGGAGGTGCTGGCCCATTCAGATTCGCACCAAATACAGACTTCTCAGCGTACCCATCTCCAGCTGCGGCAGGCACTAACATAGTTTGCAAAGCCTGTGgactttccttttcagtttttaggaaaaaa CATGTGTGTTGTGACTGCAAGAAGGATTTTTGCTCAGTTTGTTCAGTCTTACAAGAGAATCTCAGAAGATGTTCCACTTGTCACTTGCTGCAAGAAACAGCCTTTCAGCGCCCTCAGTTAATGAGATTGAAAGTAAAGGATCTGCGTCAGTATCTGATTCTCAGAAACATACCAACGGATActtgcagagagaaagaagactTGGTGGATCTCGTGCTGTGCCATCATGGATTAGGTTCAGAGGAGGATATGGACGCTAGTAGCTTGCATTCCTCACGGTCACAGACTTCGGGCTTTTTTACTCATCCATTTTCTATGTCTGTATCGGTGTCATCTCAAGGGGAACTCGCAAACAGAAGGGGAAGCACAGGAAATGGAACACCTTTACGG GGACAAATGGAAACATCCTCTATAAataatgaagaagaagaaagtgcAGAAGAGCAG ACCCCTGGATTGTCCAGAAAGCGAGTGAGGGCATCTTTGTCCGATATTTCAAGTCTGGAAGACATTGAAGGGTTGAGTGTTCGGCAGCTGAAGGAAATACTTGCATGTAATTTTGTCAACTACTCAGGATGCTGTGAAAAATGGGAACTTGTGGAAAAAGTGAGCAGACTATACAGAGAGAGTGAGGAAAACCACAAGACAC AGGGTGAGAAGATGCAGCTGAATGACAATGACGATAACCTGTGTCGGATCTGCATGGATGCCATCATCGACTGCGTCCTGCTGGAGTGCGGCCACATGGTCACTTGCACCAAGTGCGGCAAGAGGATGAGCGAGTGCCCCATCTGCCGACAGTACGTCGTACGGGCCGTGCATGTGTTCAAATCTTAA
- the RNF34 gene encoding E3 ubiquitin-protein ligase RNF34 isoform X2 encodes MWASCCGLLNEVMGTGAVRGQQAGFGGGAGPFRFAPNTDFSAYPSPAAAGTNIVCKACGLSFSVFRKKHVCCDCKKDFCSVCSVLQENLRRCSTCHLLQETAFQRPQLMRLKVKDLRQYLILRNIPTDTCREKEDLVDLVLCHHGLGSEEDMDASSLHSSRSQTSGFFTHPFSMSVSVSSQGELANRRGSTGNGTPLRGQMETSSINNEEEESAEEQTPGLSRKRVRASLSDISSLEDIEGLSVRQLKEILACNFVNYSGCCEKWELVEKVSRLYRESEENHKTQGEKMQLNDNDDNLCRICMDAIIDCVLLECGHMVTCTKCGKRMSECPICRQYVVRAVHVFKS; translated from the exons ATGTGGGCTTCCTGCTGTGGGTTGCTGAATGAAGTCATGGGTACTGGAGCTGTCCGTGGCCAGCAGGCTGGCTTTGGGGGAGGTGCTGGCCCATTCAGATTCGCACCAAATACAGACTTCTCAGCGTACCCATCTCCAGCTGCGGCAGGCACTAACATAGTTTGCAAAGCCTGTGgactttccttttcagtttttaggaaaaaa CATGTGTGTTGTGACTGCAAGAAGGATTTTTGCTCAGTTTGTTCAGTCTTACAAGAGAATCTCAGAAGATGTTCCACTTGTCACTTGCTGCAAGAAACAGCCTTTCAGCGCCCTCAGTTAATGAGATTGAAAGTAAAGGATCTGCGTCAGTATCTGATTCTCAGAAACATACCAACGGATActtgcagagagaaagaagactTGGTGGATCTCGTGCTGTGCCATCATGGATTAGGTTCAGAGGAGGATATGGACGCTAGTAGCTTGCATTCCTCACGGTCACAGACTTCGGGCTTTTTTACTCATCCATTTTCTATGTCTGTATCGGTGTCATCTCAAGGGGAACTCGCAAACAGAAGGGGAAGCACAGGAAATGGAACACCTTTACGG GGACAAATGGAAACATCCTCTATAAataatgaagaagaagaaagtgcAGAAGAGCAG ACCCCTGGATTGTCCAGAAAGCGAGTGAGGGCATCTTTGTCCGATATTTCAAGTCTGGAAGACATTGAAGGGTTGAGTGTTCGGCAGCTGAAGGAAATACTTGCATGTAATTTTGTCAACTACTCAGGATGCTGTGAAAAATGGGAACTTGTGGAAAAAGTGAGCAGACTATACAGAGAGAGTGAGGAAAACCACAAGACAC AGGGTGAGAAGATGCAGCTGAATGACAATGACGATAACCTGTGTCGGATCTGCATGGATGCCATCATCGACTGCGTCCTGCTGGAGTGCGGCCACATGGTCACTTGCACCAAGTGCGGCAAGAGGATGAGCGAGTGCCCCATCTGCCGACAGTACGTCGTACGGGCCGTGCATGTGTTCAAATCTTAA
- the RNF34 gene encoding E3 ubiquitin-protein ligase RNF34 isoform X3 gives MWASCCGLLNEVMGTGAVRGQQAGFGGGAGPFRFAPNTDFSAYPSPAAAGTNIVCKACGLSFSVFRKKHVCCDCKKDFCSVCSVLQENLRRCSTCHLLQETAFQRPQLMRLKVKDLRQYLILRNIPTDTCREKEDLVDLVLCHHGLGSEEDMDASSLHSSRSQTSGFFTHPFSMSVSVSSQGELANRRGSTGNGTPLRTPGLSRKRVRASLSDISSLEDIEGLSVRQLKEILACNFVNYSGCCEKWELVEKVSRLYRESEENHKTQGEKMQLNDNDDNLCRICMDAIIDCVLLECGHMVTCTKCGKRMSECPICRQYVVRAVHVFKS, from the exons ATGTGGGCTTCCTGCTGTGGGTTGCTGAATGAAGTCATGGGTACTGGAGCTGTCCGTGGCCAGCAGGCTGGCTTTGGGGGAGGTGCTGGCCCATTCAGATTCGCACCAAATACAGACTTCTCAGCGTACCCATCTCCAGCTGCGGCAGGCACTAACATAGTTTGCAAAGCCTGTGgactttccttttcagtttttaggaaaaaa CATGTGTGTTGTGACTGCAAGAAGGATTTTTGCTCAGTTTGTTCAGTCTTACAAGAGAATCTCAGAAGATGTTCCACTTGTCACTTGCTGCAAGAAACAGCCTTTCAGCGCCCTCAGTTAATGAGATTGAAAGTAAAGGATCTGCGTCAGTATCTGATTCTCAGAAACATACCAACGGATActtgcagagagaaagaagactTGGTGGATCTCGTGCTGTGCCATCATGGATTAGGTTCAGAGGAGGATATGGACGCTAGTAGCTTGCATTCCTCACGGTCACAGACTTCGGGCTTTTTTACTCATCCATTTTCTATGTCTGTATCGGTGTCATCTCAAGGGGAACTCGCAAACAGAAGGGGAAGCACAGGAAATGGAACACCTTTACGG ACCCCTGGATTGTCCAGAAAGCGAGTGAGGGCATCTTTGTCCGATATTTCAAGTCTGGAAGACATTGAAGGGTTGAGTGTTCGGCAGCTGAAGGAAATACTTGCATGTAATTTTGTCAACTACTCAGGATGCTGTGAAAAATGGGAACTTGTGGAAAAAGTGAGCAGACTATACAGAGAGAGTGAGGAAAACCACAAGACAC AGGGTGAGAAGATGCAGCTGAATGACAATGACGATAACCTGTGTCGGATCTGCATGGATGCCATCATCGACTGCGTCCTGCTGGAGTGCGGCCACATGGTCACTTGCACCAAGTGCGGCAAGAGGATGAGCGAGTGCCCCATCTGCCGACAGTACGTCGTACGGGCCGTGCATGTGTTCAAATCTTAA